The sequence ACCAAAGTTCAGTTCACCGGCGTCTTCCTTCGCATCAAACAGTGCTGAAATCTCCTGAGACAACTCCTCAATAAGGTCTGAACTCGGGCGCTCATCACCGTCAACGCGGATAATGACCTGGGATTTCTTGCCAGCCCTCGTGGTCTTCACGTCCTCGATGTCGAGGCCGCGTGGGGTGACGACTGGCTGCAGGATGTCAGTAAGTTGCGCGGGTGTTGGGAATGCCATGCGCTCTAGACTAGGCCACACGGGTAGGGTCTATCGCGTGAACCGCCGAGTAGTTGTGCCTGCCCTCGCCCTCGTAGCCGCGCCGTGGCTCAGTGGCTGCCAAGCCACCAATGCCGTTGTGGACTATTTTGGTCCGCGCGCGGATCCCGCCTTGACCTCCCTCGCTCATGCCGCGAGCGCCGATGCTGAAGCTTTACAGGCGCTCGATGCCGACGCGGCGGCGTTACGCTCGCAGCACGCGGAAGAACTCTATGGGGAAATTGATCGCCTGTGCGGACGGGATGAGAACGGTCAAGCCCCACGTTCCTGTGCGGTTGACAGGGATGTGGCGCCGCGTGAGGCCGCCGATGTTTCCACAGTGCTTCACGACGCCTCCACGTCCACCGAAGAACAACTCGACCACGTGTCCTCGGAGTCCCGTGCGCTTGTCGTGGCCCAGGCCATCGCCCTGGAAGCGTGGACTGGTGACGAGCTCGGCGCGGCCCCGGCACTAACGAAGCCTGAAAGAGACCACGCAGTCGATCTCCTCGAGTGGGAATACCAACAGGTCTACGCCCTCGACTTCGCGCGCTCCTACGCTGCACCGGAGCTGGAGGAGACCATCGATGAGCGCCTCGACGTACATGAATACCGCATTCTGGAGCTGCAGGTAGTTCTGGACAAGCTTGGCGCTGTGCCCCAGCCCGCAGCGGCATATCAATCCCCCGGTGGGGCACTACCCCAGGATGCAGATTCAGCACGTGAATTCATCGACACCGTCGCACACAATGACACTCTGAAGTGGACCGATGCTGCCACGCAGGCCGCGGCGACTGCAGGAAGCGATAGCGAGGCTGAAGCCACGGCGGCGTGGCAGCGTTGGCTTATCGCGGTTGCGGCGCAATCACACCGCTTCCACACCGCCTAAGCGTGTGGCCTACTTCTTGTCCGCGTACAGCGACCAGGCGTAGCGCATCACCGGGATCTGCAGCGGCAAGCGCACCGCGTGATAGATCTTCTTGCCGGTCGACGCTTTGCCGCTCGAAAGGTCCTTGTAGGCCTGATAGAAGTTCGCTGGCCAGACGGCTGCGAGCAAAGCAAAGGCGGACAGGCCGCCGACCTTGCGCGTCGAGGGATTGGCCAGCAGCCCACCTGTCACCACTTCCCAGGCACCAGAAGTGAAGTTGTAGAAGCGGGCCGGTCCCGGCAACTGCGGGGGAATGATCGACTCGAATGGCTCTGGCTTAGCAAAGTGCAGAATGCCCATTGTGGAAAGGGCGCCGGCCATCGGATATGTCAGGGCGGGCTTGTGTGAACTCATGCCCGCTAGCCTACGCTTGCTCCCCTCTTATCCGCGGATGAGCTCAGTGAGGGTATCGACGATCTCGTCAGCAGGGACCTCACGGGTCTCACCACCGCGGATACGCAGCTCAATGATGCCGTCAGCGAAGGAGCGTCCCAAGATAGCAATAAACGGCATACCGAGCAGCTCAGCGTCCTTGAACTTGACGCCTGGGGAGACCTTCGGACGATCGTCGAAAAGCACCTCGATTCCCGCGCGGTCTAGGTCCTCCACGAGCTTTTGCCCTGCCTCCATGGCGGCAGCATCCTTGTTGGCCACGGCCACGTGCACCTGATACGGAGCCACAGCCACCGGCCAGTTAAGGCCCTTCTCGTCGTGGCGCTGCTCCGCCAGAACCGCAAGCATACGAGTGACACCGATGCCATAAGAGCCCATGGTCGGAACAGCACGCTTGCCATTCTCATCCAGGATCTGCACGTCGAAGGCCTCGGTGTACTTGCGGCCCAGCTGGAAGATGTGGCCGAGCTCAATGCCGCGCTCCAAGGTCAGAGTGCCCTGACCATTCGGGGCTGGGTCGCCTTCCTTGACTTCAGCGGCTTCGATGAATTCATCGACGGTGAAGTCACGTCCAGCGACGCATCCCTCAACATGGCGGTTCGGGGCATCCGCACCCGTAATCCAGGCAGTGCCCGACACCACGCGGGGATCGGCGTAAACCTTCACCTCGTTAGCGTTGAGTGCGCGCGGACCCACATAGCCCTTGACTAGGAAGGGGTTCTTCTTAAAGTCAGCTTCACCGGCAAGCTCGAACTCAGCCGGCTCCAGGGACGCCTCGAGGCGCTTCTCATCCAAGCCACGATCACCGGGAATAAGAACCGCAGCCAGCTCCCATTCCTTCTCCTCTTCCGTGGCCGCGGGA is a genomic window of Corynebacterium singulare containing:
- a CDS encoding DoxX family protein encodes the protein MSSHKPALTYPMAGALSTMGILHFAKPEPFESIIPPQLPGPARFYNFTSGAWEVVTGGLLANPSTRKVGGLSAFALLAAVWPANFYQAYKDLSSGKASTGKKIYHAVRLPLQIPVMRYAWSLYADKK